A window of Chengkuizengella sediminis contains these coding sequences:
- a CDS encoding response regulator transcription factor, giving the protein MDLKILIVDDEENIREIIRLYLEKEGFLTFECKDGKEAMELLEKESFHCAVIDIMMPNLNGWVLCQEIKQFYEIPVLMVTAKSEIDDRIKGFKVGTDDYLTKPFHPIELVMRVKCILKRYYLLSIDIINFDGILIDANNYSVSSDTTSILLPVKQFQLLYVMAKFPGKIFSRSQLIELFWGVDYTGNERVIDTHIKRLRSNLSDFEHKIHLQTVHGLGYKLEKIQ; this is encoded by the coding sequence ATGGACTTGAAAATATTAATTGTTGACGATGAAGAGAATATTAGAGAAATAATCCGTTTGTATTTAGAGAAGGAAGGATTTCTAACTTTTGAATGTAAAGACGGCAAAGAAGCCATGGAGCTTTTAGAAAAAGAATCTTTTCATTGTGCAGTAATAGATATTATGATGCCAAATTTGAATGGTTGGGTGTTATGTCAAGAAATTAAACAATTTTATGAAATACCTGTGCTTATGGTGACTGCTAAATCTGAAATTGATGATCGGATAAAAGGCTTTAAAGTAGGAACTGATGATTATTTGACAAAACCTTTTCATCCCATAGAACTAGTAATGAGAGTGAAATGTATTTTAAAAAGATATTATTTGCTTTCAATCGATATTATCAATTTTGATGGCATTCTAATTGATGCTAACAACTATTCAGTTTCTTCAGACACTACTTCAATATTACTTCCTGTAAAACAGTTTCAATTACTATATGTAATGGCTAAATTTCCTGGAAAAATTTTTTCAAGATCTCAACTAATTGAACTTTTTTGGGGCGTTGACTATACAGGAAACGAACGAGTGATTGACACCCACATAAAAAGGCTAAGAAGTAATTTAAGTGATTTTGAACATAAAATACATTTACAAACGGTTCATGGTCTGGGTTATAAATTGGAGAAAATACAATGA
- a CDS encoding Ger(x)C family spore germination protein, which produces MNKTKKHHKLKKITLIFFILSQLFFLIGCWDVTDLNDLAIVLGAAIDLEENNMYRTSIQIAVPKFIGEPNASQSSSDTSYIESDTGRLLRETNSKIQSRLSQKLTFAHRRVLLISEELANKKGIREVMDGPTRRPRNQLSATLIVTKGKAYNLLNTKPMFESYSGETLDRLDEVNDIFSLNILEAAQAISSVGSDLVLPYMGAKKIKFSESEEIQILGYAQFRDDKMVGKFEGEAAHGLIWLKNKISPYSVKLKITDDDYVSFSIKNGTTNIEPIIKNEIVHYKVDVLCNASLIEDYSGTDTTKTKNINRLNRNLENNIKVAIQKSIDIIQKNKADSVELGLKLKRKYPREWKEIYSGQWNEELSKLAFSINVQANIVETGHVTENITQKEEY; this is translated from the coding sequence ATGAATAAAACAAAGAAACACCATAAACTGAAAAAAATAACGCTCATTTTTTTTATTTTATCTCAGCTTTTTTTCCTTATAGGGTGTTGGGATGTAACTGATCTTAATGACCTTGCCATTGTACTAGGAGCAGCAATTGATCTAGAAGAGAACAATATGTACCGAACATCTATACAAATAGCAGTTCCAAAATTCATAGGAGAACCAAATGCAAGTCAAAGTTCTAGTGACACATCGTATATCGAGTCTGACACAGGTCGTTTACTTAGAGAAACTAATTCCAAAATACAAAGTAGATTGTCACAAAAACTCACTTTTGCACACCGTCGCGTCTTGTTAATCAGTGAAGAATTAGCCAATAAAAAAGGAATTAGAGAGGTAATGGATGGACCCACCCGAAGACCTAGAAACCAATTATCAGCAACGCTGATAGTGACAAAAGGTAAGGCTTACAACCTATTAAATACAAAACCAATGTTTGAGAGTTATTCTGGAGAGACTTTAGATCGTTTAGATGAAGTGAATGATATCTTCTCATTAAATATCCTAGAAGCAGCACAAGCAATAAGTTCAGTTGGTAGTGACCTTGTTTTACCCTATATGGGGGCAAAGAAAATAAAATTTTCTGAATCAGAAGAAATTCAGATATTAGGTTATGCTCAATTCCGTGATGATAAAATGGTAGGTAAATTTGAAGGGGAAGCAGCACATGGATTAATATGGCTTAAAAATAAGATTTCACCTTATAGCGTGAAACTTAAAATAACCGATGATGATTATGTATCTTTTTCTATAAAAAATGGGACAACGAATATCGAACCAATAATTAAAAATGAGATCGTCCACTATAAAGTAGATGTTTTGTGCAATGCGAGTTTAATTGAAGACTATTCAGGAACAGATACCACAAAGACTAAAAATATAAACAGGTTAAACCGAAATCTGGAAAATAATATTAAAGTTGCTATTCAAAAATCCATTGACATCATCCAAAAAAACAAAGCAGATTCAGTAGAACTGGGTTTAAAATTGAAAAGGAAATATCCTAGAGAATGGAAAGAGATATATAGTGGACAGTGGAATGAAGAGCTTTCTAAATTAGCATTTTCCATAAATGTTCAAGCGAATATTGTAGAAACAGGGCATGTTACTGAAAATATTACTCAAAAGGAAGAGTATTAA
- a CDS encoding GerAB/ArcD/ProY family transporter, which produces MNQQQIINMRQLAWIVAAIISTSSHPRATFSITHQDAGFTYILPLIYVLFITFIFYELAKAFPGKNIFHISFEVLGNVGGGIINGIIIIYIWLMLIRHMAFQSAFIDSTLLELTPRIIILLIVVLVLIYYGRTSFEVILRVNDILFPMTLIITMTLPILLSNKIDFSRLTPILSDGVMPLIKSNFLFFGGFSEVFILGAFLHALSVPRQIHSAIRFGGILSFVMLTLITVLEIVVLGPSVASKLTFPFYLLAGQIEITDFLERMEVIVESVYTFSYMISMVVMFISLLIGLSSFSKRGDHSVYSFSIGWFVFATTVVSFENITEMFSFNISTFVIAIVVQIPILILLFIISKRKKYRMKKYKSGKKEHRVGRKWRIFTNGLLFISILFIALGITFGQDYIYLGFVAGTGYAMCMISALITSLMEMKTSKQLREE; this is translated from the coding sequence ATGAATCAGCAACAAATTATTAATATGAGACAATTAGCGTGGATCGTGGCAGCTATCATATCTACTAGCAGTCATCCGCGAGCCACTTTTTCTATTACACATCAAGACGCTGGGTTCACATACATACTCCCTTTAATTTACGTATTGTTCATCACATTTATATTTTACGAGTTAGCAAAAGCATTCCCTGGTAAAAATATATTTCATATATCCTTTGAAGTATTGGGTAATGTAGGAGGAGGTATCATTAATGGAATTATCATCATATATATTTGGTTAATGTTAATTCGCCATATGGCTTTTCAATCTGCTTTTATTGATTCCACATTACTTGAACTTACTCCTCGAATCATTATTCTTTTAATAGTCGTTTTAGTATTAATATACTATGGGAGAACGAGTTTTGAGGTAATCCTCAGAGTGAATGATATTCTATTTCCTATGACTTTGATTATAACTATGACTTTACCTATCTTACTCTCAAATAAAATCGATTTCTCTCGTTTAACACCAATTTTATCAGATGGAGTAATGCCTTTAATAAAATCAAATTTTTTATTTTTCGGAGGGTTCTCTGAAGTGTTTATCTTAGGTGCATTTTTACATGCTCTTTCCGTACCAAGACAAATTCATTCAGCTATTCGTTTTGGTGGCATTCTTTCCTTTGTTATGCTTACATTAATTACAGTGTTAGAAATCGTAGTATTAGGTCCATCAGTAGCAAGTAAATTAACGTTTCCATTTTATTTGTTAGCTGGACAAATCGAAATTACAGACTTTCTGGAACGGATGGAAGTTATTGTGGAAAGTGTATATACGTTTTCTTATATGATCAGTATGGTTGTTATGTTTATTTCTTTACTTATTGGTTTAAGCAGCTTTTCCAAGCGAGGTGATCATAGTGTATATTCCTTCTCTATTGGTTGGTTTGTGTTCGCTACAACTGTTGTATCTTTTGAAAATATTACAGAAATGTTTTCTTTTAATATTAGTACATTTGTTATTGCTATTGTTGTACAAATACCTATCCTGATCCTATTATTTATTATTTCTAAAAGGAAAAAATACCGTATGAAAAAGTACAAGTCTGGTAAAAAGGAACATCGCGTCGGAAGAAAATGGCGTATATTTACAAACGGGTTATTGTTTATATCCATTTTATTCATTGCACTTGGAATAACATTCGGTCAAGATTATATATACTTAGGGTTTGTGGCTGGCACTGGTTATGCCATGTGTATGATTAGTGCACTCATTACATCCTTAATGGAAATGAAAACAAGTAAACAATTAAGAGAGGAGTAG
- a CDS encoding ATP-binding protein, producing the protein MGIEPYYLTESKNKCKEQGMDPKTMPKSTKKLSNDQLKQKKATYEEILSIMGFYVMKIIGPLKENYMLIVITDDEGYILDMFGDVSFKSIINNIGITNGVRLCDQEMGTNSVDIALNKKHPVQIIGSGHFHHALHQTACYSVPFYFSESHFLSGTISIMTSIDRHNPYLVPLLSSIVDSIERELLLKKKNDQLNLFHNITINTIRDGVIITNKYGRITEINPFVEDLFNRSKEDLLENSIFDLDPFGKFLYDVLENQTIVQDHKIYFDAQDNKTKICLLDALPIYDDNNELIGSFANIRDITEKYNLEKQVILSEKFSAIGKLAAGLAHEIRNPLTSIMGFTHLLKQKYTEDEADEKYINIISDELTSLNEMVSQFVLMAKPSSPEFRLVDIQSVIQDTVKIMRSQAILKNIAIEEKLLNHEVNLLIDSAQIKQVFINLIQNAIEAMDRNGTIQIIVKQKKDFVIIDVVDEGKGISEKEMNQILNPFFSTKDSGLGLGLSISYRILNNHNAKIDVSSKLGSGTTFTLIFPDVK; encoded by the coding sequence ATGGGGATCGAACCATACTACTTAACAGAATCTAAAAATAAATGTAAGGAACAGGGAATGGATCCAAAAACAATGCCAAAAAGCACAAAAAAATTATCAAATGATCAATTAAAGCAAAAAAAAGCTACCTATGAAGAAATCCTTTCCATTATGGGTTTTTATGTAATGAAAATCATTGGTCCATTAAAAGAGAATTACATGTTGATTGTGATCACTGATGATGAGGGATATATTTTAGATATGTTCGGTGATGTATCTTTTAAATCTATCATTAATAACATAGGGATAACTAACGGAGTACGCTTATGTGATCAAGAAATGGGTACGAATTCAGTTGATATTGCTTTAAACAAAAAACATCCAGTTCAAATTATAGGATCTGGTCATTTCCATCATGCACTACATCAAACAGCTTGTTATTCAGTACCTTTCTACTTTTCAGAATCTCATTTTTTATCTGGCACGATTTCCATTATGACATCCATAGATCGACATAATCCTTATTTAGTTCCCTTATTATCTTCTATTGTTGACTCTATCGAAAGAGAATTATTGTTAAAAAAGAAAAATGATCAATTAAATCTATTTCATAACATCACGATAAATACAATTAGAGATGGAGTCATTATTACAAATAAGTATGGTAGAATCACTGAAATCAACCCTTTTGTTGAAGATTTATTCAATCGCAGCAAAGAGGATCTATTAGAAAACTCAATATTTGACTTAGATCCATTTGGAAAATTTTTATATGATGTATTGGAAAATCAAACCATTGTACAGGATCACAAAATTTATTTCGATGCTCAAGATAATAAAACTAAGATATGTCTTTTAGATGCACTACCAATATATGATGATAACAATGAACTGATAGGTTCATTTGCAAATATACGAGATATTACAGAAAAATATAACTTAGAGAAACAAGTGATTTTATCAGAGAAATTCTCAGCGATAGGTAAGTTAGCTGCTGGGTTAGCTCACGAAATAAGAAATCCCTTAACATCTATTATGGGATTTACACACTTATTAAAGCAAAAGTATACAGAGGACGAGGCAGATGAGAAGTACATTAACATCATTTCGGATGAGCTGACTTCACTAAATGAAATGGTATCTCAGTTTGTACTTATGGCAAAACCTTCTAGTCCTGAATTTCGTCTAGTAGATATTCAATCGGTAATTCAAGATACAGTCAAAATCATGCGAAGTCAGGCCATTTTAAAAAACATTGCTATAGAAGAAAAGTTACTTAATCATGAAGTAAACCTACTAATTGACAGCGCGCAGATTAAACAAGTTTTTATTAATCTTATTCAAAATGCAATTGAAGCGATGGATCGAAATGGAACGATTCAGATTATCGTCAAACAAAAAAAAGACTTTGTAATCATAGATGTAGTAGATGAAGGAAAAGGAATTTCAGAAAAAGAGATGAATCAGATACTAAACCCTTTCTTTTCTACAAAAGACAGTGGATTAGGTCTTGGATTATCGATATCCTATCGTATTTTGAACAATCATAATGCAAAAATTGATGTTTCTTCTAAACTTGGGTCTGGAACTACCTTTACACTTATATTCCCTGATGTTAAATAA
- a CDS encoding HAMP domain-containing sensor histidine kinase: MRHSLYVKNVVVYILIVFVSLIISIFLTLNFYQSAKDIENKDKTFMTIGLNIIKVSDNENELITNLNKFSKKNKLIEFIVLNEQMEYIYEGYGYEIKEEIISHVLKGEVYTKPPSRFLLHRPLIGLPHELNGTKYALFTKPSKSSQLKVEKFLLTLIILELVTGSFLIMITTKYLVHPISQVISATDKLAKANFQYRIHSTRKDELGKLTNNFNLMAIELERLEKMRKDFIANVSHEFKSPLSSIKGMAIAIKDDMVTYEEAKKYLSVIEKEASRLSNLTKQLLNLSLLESEKYTFSLQNYRLDDQIRDQIISLQPLWEEKKLEIKTNLPPIYIKADKDLLNNIWINLLTNAIKYNVERGKLIVEGIEKDSFFQITIQDTGIGIKNEDLLYIFERFYRVNHSHFKSGNSYGIGLSMVKKIIEIHQGDIKVSSKVGVGTKIEVILPKNVN; this comes from the coding sequence ATGAGGCATTCTTTATATGTTAAAAATGTGGTCGTATATATACTTATTGTTTTTGTATCCTTGATCATCTCTATTTTTCTTACATTGAATTTTTATCAATCTGCGAAAGATATTGAAAATAAAGATAAAACATTTATGACTATCGGACTAAATATAATTAAAGTATCTGATAATGAAAATGAGTTAATAACAAATTTAAATAAATTTTCTAAAAAAAACAAACTTATTGAATTTATTGTTCTTAATGAACAGATGGAGTATATTTATGAAGGTTACGGATATGAAATAAAAGAAGAAATCATTTCACATGTACTGAAGGGAGAAGTTTATACAAAACCGCCATCGCGATTCTTATTGCATAGGCCACTAATTGGTCTCCCTCATGAATTGAATGGGACAAAATATGCACTATTTACAAAGCCTTCTAAATCGTCGCAATTAAAAGTTGAAAAATTCTTACTAACACTTATAATTTTAGAGTTGGTTACAGGGAGTTTTTTGATTATGATAACAACAAAATATTTAGTTCATCCTATATCCCAAGTCATATCAGCGACTGATAAACTTGCCAAGGCTAACTTTCAATACAGAATCCATTCAACTAGAAAAGATGAACTAGGTAAGTTAACAAACAATTTTAATCTCATGGCCATAGAGTTAGAAAGGCTTGAAAAGATGCGAAAAGATTTCATTGCAAACGTCTCCCACGAATTTAAATCTCCACTCAGCTCCATCAAAGGCATGGCGATAGCTATTAAAGATGACATGGTTACATACGAAGAAGCAAAAAAATACCTCTCCGTCATTGAAAAAGAAGCAAGCAGATTATCTAACCTTACAAAGCAATTATTGAATCTCTCACTTTTAGAATCCGAAAAGTACACCTTTTCCTTACAAAATTATCGCTTAGATGATCAAATTAGAGATCAGATCATTTCCCTGCAACCTTTGTGGGAAGAAAAAAAACTTGAAATTAAAACCAATCTCCCTCCCATTTATATAAAAGCAGATAAAGATTTACTGAATAATATATGGATAAACCTGCTTACGAATGCTATTAAGTATAATGTTGAAAGAGGAAAATTAATCGTTGAAGGAATAGAAAAAGACTCTTTCTTTCAAATTACAATTCAAGACACGGGTATAGGGATAAAAAATGAGGATTTACTTTATATTTTTGAAAGATTTTATCGAGTTAACCATTCTCACTTTAAATCAGGCAATAGTTATGGGATTGGATTGTCCATGGTTAAAAAAATTATAGAAATTCATCAAGGTGACATAAAGGTGAGTAGTAAGGTTGGTGTAGGGACAAAAATTGAGGTGATACTCCCGAAAAATGTGAATTAA
- a CDS encoding spore germination protein, producing MTFSKNKQNQNKTYLNYTFMSELQNEPFSISLDENKKKLKTILNDRSDITLEEFQINNNIRGLVVMISGISNPELVYKTMSSMMNSDTSSIKEMKTSVIPFSPTHESDNMGDFLLQILSGDMGILIENQKTGITIGISDADIRSISEPVNEATIRGPREGFIEDLRINTSMITRKIKNPHLKVKKYQIGRRTNTDLVLVYLDDIIDPNLVIEMDRRLNLIDIDGILDSNYIEEMIKDHTYSPFPQFKSTERPDTVAGALLEGKIACIIDGSPNVIIAPAVFMNFMQASEDYYEPFIMSTLVRWLRYVFLFFALTTPAFYIALTTFHQDVIPTSLLLSVVAAHEAIPFPSVIEALIMEITFEALREASVRLPKTIGQAISIIGALVVGEAAVSAGIVSAPMVIVVSLTGIASFMIPAYNASITIRILRFPFMFAAALFGFFGIYLCILVLLGHLAKLRSLGVPYLSPVAPLSFKDLKDTYIASPWPFMKNRPQYLTVQDEKRVGDQLTEIIKKQGGIKKKNE from the coding sequence ATGACTTTTTCAAAAAATAAACAAAATCAGAATAAAACGTACTTAAACTATACATTTATGAGTGAATTACAAAATGAACCCTTCTCTATTTCACTTGATGAAAATAAAAAAAAATTAAAGACCATATTAAATGATCGTTCAGATATAACCTTGGAAGAATTCCAAATCAATAACAATATTAGAGGACTTGTTGTCATGATTTCTGGTATTTCAAACCCTGAATTAGTATATAAAACGATGTCGTCGATGATGAATTCTGATACCTCCAGTATAAAAGAGATGAAAACATCAGTAATACCATTCTCTCCAACTCATGAAAGTGATAATATGGGGGATTTTTTACTACAGATTTTGAGCGGAGACATGGGAATTTTAATTGAAAACCAAAAAACTGGAATAACTATTGGAATTAGTGATGCGGATATTAGATCTATCAGTGAACCCGTAAATGAAGCTACTATACGCGGACCACGTGAAGGTTTTATTGAAGATTTACGAATTAATACATCCATGATTACTAGAAAAATTAAAAATCCTCACTTAAAAGTAAAGAAATATCAAATTGGTCGTCGCACGAACACTGATCTAGTACTAGTTTATTTAGATGATATTATTGATCCCAATTTAGTTATAGAAATGGATCGAAGATTAAATTTGATTGATATTGATGGAATATTAGATAGCAATTACATCGAGGAAATGATTAAAGATCACACATACTCTCCTTTCCCTCAATTTAAGTCAACTGAACGTCCAGACACTGTTGCAGGTGCGTTATTAGAAGGTAAAATTGCCTGTATAATTGATGGATCTCCAAATGTGATTATCGCTCCTGCAGTTTTTATGAACTTTATGCAAGCGAGTGAAGATTATTATGAACCATTTATTATGTCCACTTTAGTACGTTGGTTAAGGTATGTATTTCTATTCTTTGCATTAACAACACCTGCTTTTTATATTGCACTAACAACATTTCATCAAGATGTTATTCCTACGAGTTTATTACTTAGTGTTGTAGCTGCACATGAAGCTATCCCATTTCCTTCAGTCATTGAAGCATTGATCATGGAAATTACTTTTGAAGCTTTGAGAGAAGCAAGTGTACGTTTACCTAAAACCATTGGTCAGGCTATCAGTATTATAGGTGCACTTGTTGTAGGTGAAGCTGCTGTTAGCGCTGGGATTGTTTCAGCCCCTATGGTAATCGTTGTTTCTTTAACAGGAATTGCCTCCTTTATGATTCCCGCGTATAATGCTAGCATCACTATACGAATTCTACGTTTTCCATTTATGTTTGCTGCAGCATTATTTGGTTTCTTTGGAATTTATTTATGTATATTAGTTTTACTCGGTCATTTAGCTAAATTACGTTCATTAGGTGTACCTTACCTTTCTCCTGTAGCTCCTTTATCTTTTAAAGACTTAAAAGATACTTATATTGCTTCACCGTGGCCATTTATGAAAAATCGTCCACAATATTTAACGGTACAAGATGAAAAAAGAGTGGGAGATCAACTAACTGAAATTATTAAAAAACAAGGCGGAATCAAAAAAAAGAATGAATAA